Part of the Natrononativus amylolyticus genome, CAATCGTGTATTCGGTGTTGTCGTCGTTGGATTCGTACTCTGTCGCCAGCTGCGGGACCGGCTCAAAGTCGTGATCGATTGTGAACAGCCGTTCGTGAACGGGGCTGAGGCACATCATTTCGGGGACCCGGACTGCTGTGTGAATGTCGAGTGTTCCTGGGTCAGAATCGAGCGCGTCTATGAACACCGTCGGGTCCTCTCCGCTCCCATCGTCGTCACCCGTTTCGCCGTTTTCATCCCCCATACAACCTGCTAATGCGAGAACACCACCGGCACCAATTGTCTGAACTACAGTTCGTCGGGTGAGCGTGTTTCTGCCACCATATGCCATGGTATGGTATGACCCATTCTGGTATTTATACTTATCGTTGACGTCGGTTATAGGAGGGGTGTCTAATTTAAATTGGGTACGTCCATCCGCCGTCAAGGCTATTCGACTGCGAACAGTAAAGTATTACCTCACCAATGTGAGAGTGGATGACACGTCCATACCTTCCGTCGACAGCATACGATTCCCGCATCGACCGTGCCAGAGACGAACTCGCAGAGACTGATGCCGATGCGCTCTGTCTCTTCTCAGCGACGAGCATCGAGTGGCTCGTCGGCTTCTGGCACCTTCAGACCGAACGGCCGGTCTGTCTCACCGTTACCGACGAAACCGTACACGTCGCGGCCCCACGATTGGAACTCGAGCGTGCGGAGGTTGTGAGCCACATTGACCACGTACACCACTATTACGATTATCCCGGCGGAGGCGACGGGTATCCGCACCATCCCTCGCGAACTCCGGAAGAGACGATCGACGACATGCTCGCAGAACTCAACGTTGAGACGGTTTATGCCGATATGGACGGCGCACCCGGCTACTGGGGCTACAGCGGACCTACCCTCTCCGATTTAGCTGACGTCGACGTAAAGACCGTCGACTGGGTGACCGAGTGGCGAAAGGAAAAGTCAGCTGCTGAAATCGAACTCGTGATGGAGTCCGGCAAGTGGGGGAACCTGGCTCATCGCTACCTGGCCGAATACGCCGAACCAGGGAAACACGAGTTCTGGGTCGCCAAACGCGCCAGTCTCGACGCTTCTATGGCTATGTTTGACACCTACGGCGACGAGTACCAGTCGCACCTCCGCGGCGGGTTTCCGGCCTCCTGTGGCTTCCTCTCCGGGCCGAACACGGCACTGCCCCACGGCCTCACCGAAAACCGCCGCCTCAAGGAGGGTGACGTTCTCGTGACGGGCGCCTCGTCGAACGTCGGCGGCTACAGGAGCGAACTCGAGCGTACCATGTTCGTCGGCGAGCCGAGCGACGAACAGGAACACTACTTTGAGCTGATGCTCGAGGCTCAGTCCATCGCCATCGACGAGAGTGGACCGGGCGTTCCGTGCTCGCACGTCGACCAGGCGGTTCACGACTACTTTGACGAACAGGGCGTTCTGAAGTACGCCCAGCACCATACTGGACACAATCTGGGCATGGAGGCCCACGAGCGTGAGTTCATCGATCGGGGAAGCGACGAGGTCATGCAACCCGGTCACGTCTACTCCATCGAGCCAGGAATCTACGTGCCGGATGAGGCAGGCTACCGCCACTCGGATACCATCGTCATCACCGACGAGGGTATAGAGATGGTCACGTACTACCCACGAGAACTCGAGGGGAACATCATCACCTGGTAACAACGGCCGGCACAACCGGATGGTTCGGTTAGATGGACCGTTCGCTCGGAGCGATCTCCTTCGGATACGTGACGTAGTTTTCGTAGCCGTTCGGGGTGATCTCGACAACGTCCTCGAGTCGGACACCTCCTCGTGAGGGGTCGTAGACGCCGGGTTCGACCGTGATCACGTTCCCGACCTGAAGTTCTTCGTCCGTCGAGAGAAACGGCCGTTCGTGGATGCTTGCGCCGATGCCGTGGCCGACACCATGGTAGAGGCCGACCTCGACGTCGCCTGTCTCGAACCCGTACTCGGCGAGTTCGTCGGCGACGCGGTTCTGGACGTTGCTGGCAGGCTGACCGGCACCGTCCTCGAGCACCTCCATCGCTCCCTCGAAGGCGTCCGACACTGCTGCGTACGCCTCCCGTTCCCATTCACCTACTTCACCCGGTACGAACGTTCGGCTCAGATCGCCGTAGTAGCCGTGGGGGCCTCGTGGTCCGAGATCTAGCAGTACTGTTTCGCCGGGCGCGATCTCGTCGTAGCCGGTGAAGTGCAAGTCCGCACAGGAGGTCCCCGCGCCGATGACGGTGCTTCCCCCACTGAGGCCGTTACGGGCGAGCTCGGCGTTCACCTCTCGCCGGAGGCGTTCGGTCGTCAGCGCCTCTCCCTTCCACAGGAGTTCGTCGCCGTTGACGGTCGCCCTCGCGAGGATCGTCTCCGCCCTGGCCATTCCCCGCTGAGTCGCCGCTTCGATCGCCTCGAGCAGTCCGCGCTCCGCCGGCGTTTTGACGATCCGCCCCTCCTGGATCGAGTCGGCGAGCACTACATCGTAGCCGAGGTCTCGGAACGCCCGAACCGTCCCGTGTTTCGCGTTACCAGGGAGGAGCAGACGATTTCCGACGTCGTGGCGCTCAAGAACGGTGTACGCTCGTTCCGTCGGTGGCGGCCGCTCCGCGGTCGTCGTGTCGACGACGTCGCCCGGAAACTCACGTTCTGCCTGTTCTCCGAAGCGATCGGGGGCACAGAGGATGGCAGTGCTGTCGGTGTATACGAACGCGTAGTCGCGGTCAGGGCCGCCAAAGCGCGACAGATAGGACAACATTTCGTCGAAGCAGTCCCCGACGTGGACGTACGCATCGGCGTCATGAGCTGCGAGTTTATCGTTGATGAATTCGTACTCCGTGTTCAATCGTCTCGGATACTCCATCGTGATTCCCTTCGATATGTTCATCCAAGAAGGTATCGACAGCCTACACAAGTGGTACGTAATCGTTGTTTCGTCACCGGCGCAACGAATACCGCAGTCGAAACTGCTTAGTTCGAATGCTTCCGTGGTAACTGTATGTCCACTGGAAAACGTGCGCGCCTCGACCGAATCGGGACGAACGGAAAAATTCTCAACGTGCCGATGGATCACGGAATTACGATCGGCGCTGTTGCCGGATTACGAAACATCGAGTCTACGATCGACGCCGTGACACGGGCCGGTGCCGATAGCATCCTCACACAGAAAGGGCTCGCCCCGCGCGTCCATCCGAACAAGAACGGCGCCGGCTATATCATCCACGTCAACGCCTCAACGACACTTGGTCCGGACGCCAACGACAAGCGCCTCACCGGAACCGTCGAGGAGGCCGTTCGCCTCGGCGCCGACGCGGTTTCAATACACCTGAACGTCGGTTCCGACTCCGAGCCGCGCCAGCTCGAGCACCTTGCCGAACTCACCGCTGACGCCGCCAAGTATGGGATGCCAGTCCTCGCGATGACCTACGCTCGCGGCCCCGGCATTGACGAGCACGACCCGAACAGCCTCGGTCATGCAGTTCGCCTCGCTGAGGAGGCCGGTGCTGACATCGCGAAAACCGCCTACAGCGGAGATGCCGAGAGCTACCGGGACGTCGTAGAATCGACCGCCATTCCGGTCATTATGGCCGGCGGCTCCCCGGGAACCGACCGGGAGATGCTCGAGAACATCCGCGGCGCAATGGACGCCGGTGCCGCGGGCATTTCGATGGGGCGGTCGATCTTCCAGCACCCCGACTCCGAGGCGATGGCCCGGGCTGCTTCTAGTATTGTTCACGACGACCGTTCGCCTAGAGAAGCCCTTGAAATTGCCGAACTCGAGTCGTTAGACTGAGCCGACAACAGGGGTGGCTACCGGAACCGATTCTCGCGACCGACAGCCGTTGAGCTTACTCTGTTCGGTCGGTCCAGAAGTCGAAGCCTCGGCCAGGAGCGAAGACGTCAATCGCAACGGCGCGCTCGTCACCGGTGTTTTCGACACGGTGTGGCTCTCCTGATTCGAGGAGTACGGAGTCGTGTTGCTTGAGTCGGACGTCGTCGTTCTCGGTGAATACCGTGATTTCACCCTCGAGGACGACACAGACCTGTTCGTTCTCGTGATCGTGCATGGGAGAGGAGTGCCCAGGCGGCTTCTCGAACCACTCGAAGGTGAACTGGTCACTGCCCGCCAGCGAGACTCGGCGCCATCCTTCGTCCGGCTCGTACGTGTCTGCGTTATCGAATCGTACAGGTTTCATCTGCGGTGTATGACTCAGTCGAGGTAAAAAATCATAATTGTTTGGGTTCTCCAGACCAGGAAGGATCAGAAGACAGTATTCAAGCGGTAAGATCTATAAGTTCGACGCGGACGCGCCTCCGTCGATCGGCACCGCCACCCCGTTGAGGTAGCTCGAGCGCGGTGAGCTAAGAAACGCAACAACCTCTCCAAGCTCGGTCGGTTTGCCGATTCGCTCGAGCGGAATTCCCGAACCGCGGGCGTCGATACCGTCTTCGTAGGAGTCGTACTCGCCCCGGTCGACCGCCTGTTCGACCAGTTCCTGGATTCGGGAGGTTTCGTGGGGGCCGGGCAACACCGCGTTTGCTCGAACTTCGGGGGAGAGTTCCTTCGAGAGCGTCTTCTCGAGGCCGACGACGCTCATCCGAACCGAGTTCGAGAGAACCAACGAGTCAATTGCCTCCTTGACGCTCCGGGAGGTAATCGTCACTATTGTGCCGCCGTCGCCTTCACGGAGGGGGGCGGAGGCCTCGCGAACAAGTCGGACGACACTCATGACGAGCAGGTCGAATGCGTCGTACCAGTCCTCGTCATCCAGTTCGAGGAACGGTCCACTCGGCGGGCCGCCGGCGCTCGTTACGAGATGATCCAGGCGGTCAAACTCGTCGAGGGTCGTCTCAACGAGCGTTTCAATATCGTCCGGGTCCGTTAGATCACCTGAAACGCCGACGATCCGACCATCCCCGAGTGTCTCTAGATCGGTGACCGCCTCGTCAAGCGCGTCCTCGTCGCGCCCGTTGATGACGACGTTGGCGTTTTCTCGCGCGAAGACCTCAGCAGAGGCGTAACCGAGGCCGCCACTCGAAGCCGTTGTCAGTGCGACGTTTCCGGCGAGTTCTAAGCTCATACCACTCATGCGATATTCTCGAGCCCATATAACTCTTCGGCCGGGAGCTACCTTGGTCGGATATCCTGCCAGCACCGACATCTGGCTGAAACTCTTCAGTTGGATTACGTTGGCACTCGACTGGCTTGCCCCCGCGATCTCAACGTGAGCTGAATAGGTCCAGCTGGGGCCAGGAAGCAACACTTCGTCACCAGTATCAACTTTTAATGGTTTGTATCCGTGTTGTCGGATTCATCCTCGGGGTCAAGCCCCGGGGTATTCTCCCCGACCGCCGATAACAATTCAATCGTTCTGAGAATCGCGAAGTAGTCTGAAACGGAATACTCAATCGATAACGGTTCCTTCTTCGAGGGGGCTACCACCATCGAACCGGTCACTCGAAAGCATAGAGATATCGATGGAATGTGCTTCCCCGTCAGCGATAAGCTCGGCAACGAGTTGACCAGTTGCGGGTGCTTGCATAAACCCATGACCAGAAAAGCCAACGGCATTGATGAAGCCAGGAATGGCCTCCTCAATGATTGGATGGTGATCCGGCGTGACGGCATATAGCCCCGCCCATGACTGTCGAATCTCTGAACGAGGGCCAAAGTAATCAGCGCACTTTGCGGCCTCTTCAACTACTTGCGCTGCCCATTCGAGAGAAACGCGGTTAGAATACTCATCAGGATCCATCTCTGGGTCTAAGTCAGTAAAATGCCCCCCAGCCACGACATTCCCATCACGTTCCGGGCGGAAGTGAACACTCGCATCAGCGTCAATTGTAAACGGAACAGTATCAGGAACCGACGTTTCAGGGTCAACGATTACGAGCTGACGTCGACGTGGCGAAACCGGCAGCGAAAGGTCCACCATTTTTCCGACCTGTGCCGCCCAGGGACCGGTAGCGTTAACGACGAAATCGGCGTCAATTCGGCCCTGATCCGTCTCAACACCGGAGACGCTCCCGTCGTTAGCGCAGATCACGTCTTTCACTTCGACCTTTGTTCGAATATCCACGCCCGCATCGTTTGCGGCGATCGAGAAACCCTGCAACCCTAGATGTGGGTCTGCAAATCCATCCGTTGGCGAATACGTTCCGCCGACAAATTCCTCAGTTCGAAGGGCAGGGCAAAGTTCGCTGGCTTGCTCGGGAGTAACGAACTCACTCGAGACCCCGATTTTGTTTTGCTTTCGGACATTTTCACGAAATCGATCCGCAGTCTCATCTGTTCGAGCGAGGAAGAGATAACCGGGTTGTCGATAGGTGATCTCCGTATCGAATTCCTCATCAAAGGTTTCCCAGACTTCGATACTCGCAAGGGACAACTCCGCGCTCACAGGTGAGGAGAACTGTGCTCGAATACCGCCATTAGCTCGGTCAGTACTTCCTGATCCGAGGGTCCCTTTCTCAAGAACAGTGACATCGACGTTACGCTGTTTGAGATAGTACGCACTTGCAAGTCCGACAATCCCCCCTCCAATAATGACAGTGTGCATGGAACACGATACCCAGTCATCGTATATAAGAACTTGCGCCGCACAAATCAGGAAAGGTAGAGTCAAATGTCAATATACGGGTCGTATGCATCGACGATCGCTATCTACGACAACCTATGACACTCACTCGAGTCGGTGACTGACGAGATCGAGTGCTGGGCGGGGAGCTGGCTCGAGGAGTCGGAGCGACGAATAGCGGTGCGTCTTTTCACTCGCTCAAATCGAACGCCACCGCCAGATCCGTCGGCCAGTAGACAAACCGGTACCGTCCAGCAGGGAGGTCGGGACAGACCTCGAGCAGCGGGTGGCCAGTGTCGAAATCGCCAGTCGCCATCTCGAGCGTCCAGTCGAACCCGGTGTGAGGCTGATGGGTGTACCCTTCGTCGGTGTAGCCTGGCCCGTACCCGTCGTCGTCGTAGACGCGAACGTCCTGCCATCCGGCGTCGGTGTAGACCTCGAGACCGAACTTCTGTGCGTTTCCGGTCGTCTGTGACTCGTTCGTAGTATTGACCATCTTGATCGCTACCGACTCGCCGCGATCGACGGTGAGCCGATCGACGCGCATGGAAAATCGGTCTGTGTCACCCCAGGTGACGTCCTCGACCGGCGACATGCGTGTGACGTCCTCGTCCGCG contains:
- a CDS encoding M24 family metallopeptidase, whose protein sequence is MTRPYLPSTAYDSRIDRARDELAETDADALCLFSATSIEWLVGFWHLQTERPVCLTVTDETVHVAAPRLELERAEVVSHIDHVHHYYDYPGGGDGYPHHPSRTPEETIDDMLAELNVETVYADMDGAPGYWGYSGPTLSDLADVDVKTVDWVTEWRKEKSAAEIELVMESGKWGNLAHRYLAEYAEPGKHEFWVAKRASLDASMAMFDTYGDEYQSHLRGGFPASCGFLSGPNTALPHGLTENRRLKEGDVLVTGASSNVGGYRSELERTMFVGEPSDEQEHYFELMLEAQSIAIDESGPGVPCSHVDQAVHDYFDEQGVLKYAQHHTGHNLGMEAHEREFIDRGSDEVMQPGHVYSIEPGIYVPDEAGYRHSDTIVITDEGIEMVTYYPRELEGNIITW
- a CDS encoding M24 family metallopeptidase codes for the protein MEYPRRLNTEYEFINDKLAAHDADAYVHVGDCFDEMLSYLSRFGGPDRDYAFVYTDSTAILCAPDRFGEQAEREFPGDVVDTTTAERPPPTERAYTVLERHDVGNRLLLPGNAKHGTVRAFRDLGYDVVLADSIQEGRIVKTPAERGLLEAIEAATQRGMARAETILARATVNGDELLWKGEALTTERLRREVNAELARNGLSGGSTVIGAGTSCADLHFTGYDEIAPGETVLLDLGPRGPHGYYGDLSRTFVPGEVGEWEREAYAAVSDAFEGAMEVLEDGAGQPASNVQNRVADELAEYGFETGDVEVGLYHGVGHGIGASIHERPFLSTDEELQVGNVITVEPGVYDPSRGGVRLEDVVEITPNGYENYVTYPKEIAPSERSI
- a CDS encoding cupin domain-containing protein, with the protein product MKPVRFDNADTYEPDEGWRRVSLAGSDQFTFEWFEKPPGHSSPMHDHENEQVCVVLEGEITVFTENDDVRLKQHDSVLLESGEPHRVENTGDERAVAIDVFAPGRGFDFWTDRTE
- a CDS encoding SDR family oxidoreductase, which encodes MSLELAGNVALTTASSGGLGYASAEVFARENANVVINGRDEDALDEAVTDLETLGDGRIVGVSGDLTDPDDIETLVETTLDEFDRLDHLVTSAGGPPSGPFLELDDEDWYDAFDLLVMSVVRLVREASAPLREGDGGTIVTITSRSVKEAIDSLVLSNSVRMSVVGLEKTLSKELSPEVRANAVLPGPHETSRIQELVEQAVDRGEYDSYEDGIDARGSGIPLERIGKPTELGEVVAFLSSPRSSYLNGVAVPIDGGASASNL
- a CDS encoding 2-amino-3,7-dideoxy-D-threo-hept-6-ulosonate synthase, which translates into the protein MSTGKRARLDRIGTNGKILNVPMDHGITIGAVAGLRNIESTIDAVTRAGADSILTQKGLAPRVHPNKNGAGYIIHVNASTTLGPDANDKRLTGTVEEAVRLGADAVSIHLNVGSDSEPRQLEHLAELTADAAKYGMPVLAMTYARGPGIDEHDPNSLGHAVRLAEEAGADIAKTAYSGDAESYRDVVESTAIPVIMAGGSPGTDREMLENIRGAMDAGAAGISMGRSIFQHPDSEAMARAASSIVHDDRSPREALEIAELESLD
- a CDS encoding NAD(P)/FAD-dependent oxidoreductase; translation: MHTVIIGGGIVGLASAYYLKQRNVDVTVLEKGTLGSGSTDRANGGIRAQFSSPVSAELSLASIEVWETFDEEFDTEITYRQPGYLFLARTDETADRFRENVRKQNKIGVSSEFVTPEQASELCPALRTEEFVGGTYSPTDGFADPHLGLQGFSIAANDAGVDIRTKVEVKDVICANDGSVSGVETDQGRIDADFVVNATGPWAAQVGKMVDLSLPVSPRRRQLVIVDPETSVPDTVPFTIDADASVHFRPERDGNVVAGGHFTDLDPEMDPDEYSNRVSLEWAAQVVEEAAKCADYFGPRSEIRQSWAGLYAVTPDHHPIIEEAIPGFINAVGFSGHGFMQAPATGQLVAELIADGEAHSIDISMLSSDRFDGGSPLEEGTVID